The Candidatus Alcyoniella australis DNA window TTTTGCTGTTCGTCATCGGCTGCGAGCAGCAGGACGACCTGGAGTTCGACTCGCCTTATTACACCGGGGCCGACGCCTCGCCGCTGGTGCAGATCCCTGCCGGCGGATTTTTACGCGGCAGCCCGAGCAACGGCCTGGACCAGCTGTTCGGCGATGATCCGGAGCAGGGGCACTACGACGAATGGCCGCGCTCGGTGGTCGAGGTCAGCGCGTTTAGCATCGAGCGCTACGAGACGACCAACGCCCAGTACCGCTCCTGTGTGCTGGAGGACGTCTGCTCCGAGCCCAAGATCACCAACTCATTCACCAACGATTGGTACTACACCAACCCGGACTTCGACCAATATCCGGTGTTGGGCGTCACCTGGTATCAGGCCGAACAGTATTGCACCTGGCGCGGACGCCGGCTGCCGACCGAGGCCCAGTGGGAGAAGGCCGCACGCGGCAGCGCCGACGACCGCTCCTGGCCCTGGGGTCCGGACTATCCGGACTGTTTAAAGGCCAACTACGGCAAGATCATCAGCGACGACCAGGGGAACAAATTCACCGGCTGCTACGGCGACACCACGCCGGTCGGATTATTTACGCTTTGGACCAGCCCCTACGGCATTTACGACATGGCAGGCAACGTCAGCGAATGGGTCGCGGATTGGTACGCCGCGGACTACTACGATCCCGCACTGTATCCCGATACGCTGTATAACCCGCAGGGTCCGCCCACGGGAGAGTACAAGGTCGTACGCGGCGGGTCGTTCTTCGACGGAGCGTACATGATCAGGACCAGCTACCGTGACGGCCGACTGCCCGACCAGCCCAACCTCACAGTCGGATTCCGCTGCGCGGCCGATTAACAGCGGGCCGGTCCCGGCGAGCATTTACACATCTTATCTAGAATCAGCGTCCTGCCGCTCGTGGGGCGGGCTGTTGTATTACAACTGTGGTTGTACGCGAGCCATGCTGCCAAGGTGCCGTCGCGGAGAGGCACGCTGTATTACAAAAAACCTGGTGATACGCGAGTTTTGTTAAAGTGCCTCGCGCTGGAGCATGATTTGGCGGGCGATCAGCAGTCCTGAGATGTTGTGCTGGTTGTAGTCGATCTGGATTTTGCTGTACGAGCTGTTGTGACGAAAGCCGCCTAGGGCCATTGACGGGTCGGGGTAGAGGAAGGCGGTCTCGGGCCGGATCATCGTTGAGATCTGGAAGGTGGTGCCGGCGCGGATCGTGCGGTAGATGCGGTCCATCATCTCGCGGTCGCCCTCGCGCTGGGCCAGCAGGTAGACCGCGGTAAAGCCTTCCATCCGGCTGCCCGCGGGCGTGACGTTGGGCGTGCTCACCGGCCCGATCCACAGGTCGAGCTTGCGGCTGGTGCTGTAGCCGCCCAGCCAGTCGGGGAACGGCGCGCGCGTCAGGTACTGATCCTTGATCATGTTCTGGGCCAGCAGGTAGGCGTAGTCGCGGTAGGCCGGATCGCCGGTGACCTCGTGCAGCTCTTCCAGGGCGAGCATCATCCAGGCGTCGGGCGGCACGTACATCTGCATCCAGAGGACTTTCCAGCGGTCGTGCACCAGGAAATCCGCGCCGCGCCGCGCGTACTCGAGCCACTGCGGATTGCCGTCGA harbors:
- a CDS encoding formylglycine-generating enzyme family protein, which gives rise to MRTSIALIAGLGLLLFVIGCEQQDDLEFDSPYYTGADASPLVQIPAGGFLRGSPSNGLDQLFGDDPEQGHYDEWPRSVVEVSAFSIERYETTNAQYRSCVLEDVCSEPKITNSFTNDWYYTNPDFDQYPVLGVTWYQAEQYCTWRGRRLPTEAQWEKAARGSADDRSWPWGPDYPDCLKANYGKIISDDQGNKFTGCYGDTTPVGLFTLWTSPYGIYDMAGNVSEWVADWYAADYYDPALYPDTLYNPQGPPTGEYKVVRGGSFFDGAYMIRTSYRDGRLPDQPNLTVGFRCAAD